From the genome of Naumannella halotolerans, one region includes:
- the metG gene encoding methionine--tRNA ligase yields the protein MSSHVLTAVAWPYANGPRHIGHVSGFGVPADVFARYQRMIGNQVLMVSGTDEHGTPIQVQAEKEGLSTRELADKYNRVIVEDLAGLGLSYDLFTRTTTNNHYTVVQNIFTALYENDYVVAKTSLGAVSPSTGRTLPDRYIEGTCPICGYEGARGDQCDNCGNQLDPADLINPVSRINGETPEFVETEHFFLDLPAFAEALTAWLKTRKDWRPNVLKFSQNFIDDLKPRAITRDLDWGVPVPLEGWRDQPMKRLYVWFDAVIGYLSASIEWAQRSGDPDAWKQWWQDPEALGFYFMGKDNIVFHSVIWPALLLGHNGKGDHGGTEGVYGQLDLPDEVVSSEFLTMSGAKFATSRGLVIYVRDFLAEFGPDALRYYIAAAGPENADADFTWEEFVRRNNSELANEWGNLVNRSISMAHKNNGEIPTAGELTEADDRLLTASRAAFDTVGDLLGKRRFKNALAEAMRLVGLANAYLSETEPWKLKDDPARRDTVLHVALQVVSDANTLLTPFLPHAAQKVFEALGGEGVWAAQPQIRTVSQDDGPDYPVLMGDYATQQAVWESRPIVAGTVLDKPKPLFAKLDAELGRTGPEWAPIG from the coding sequence ATGAGTTCTCATGTGCTGACCGCCGTGGCATGGCCCTATGCCAATGGTCCGCGCCACATCGGGCATGTGTCCGGTTTCGGCGTACCTGCTGATGTCTTCGCCCGCTACCAGCGAATGATCGGCAACCAGGTGCTGATGGTCTCCGGCACCGATGAACACGGAACTCCGATCCAGGTCCAGGCGGAGAAGGAGGGGCTGTCCACCCGCGAGCTGGCCGACAAGTACAACCGGGTGATCGTGGAGGACCTGGCCGGGCTCGGCCTGTCCTACGACCTGTTCACCCGTACCACCACGAACAACCACTACACCGTGGTGCAGAACATCTTCACCGCGCTGTACGAGAACGACTACGTGGTGGCGAAGACCTCCCTCGGTGCGGTCAGCCCGAGCACCGGCCGTACCCTGCCGGACCGCTACATCGAGGGCACCTGCCCGATCTGCGGGTACGAGGGGGCGCGCGGCGACCAGTGCGACAACTGCGGCAACCAGCTCGACCCGGCCGACCTGATCAATCCGGTCTCCCGGATCAACGGTGAGACTCCGGAGTTCGTGGAGACCGAACACTTCTTCCTCGACCTGCCGGCCTTCGCCGAGGCGCTCACCGCGTGGTTGAAGACCCGGAAGGACTGGCGGCCGAATGTGTTGAAGTTCTCCCAGAACTTCATCGACGACCTGAAGCCGCGGGCGATCACCCGCGATCTCGACTGGGGGGTTCCGGTCCCGCTGGAGGGCTGGCGCGACCAGCCGATGAAGCGGCTCTATGTGTGGTTCGACGCGGTGATCGGCTATCTCTCGGCCTCCATCGAATGGGCGCAGCGCAGCGGTGACCCCGACGCCTGGAAGCAGTGGTGGCAGGATCCCGAGGCGCTCGGGTTCTACTTCATGGGTAAGGACAACATCGTCTTCCACTCCGTGATCTGGCCGGCGCTGCTGCTGGGACACAACGGCAAGGGTGACCACGGCGGTACCGAGGGGGTCTACGGGCAGCTGGATCTTCCCGACGAGGTGGTCTCCAGCGAGTTCCTGACCATGAGCGGTGCGAAGTTCGCCACCAGCCGCGGTCTGGTGATCTACGTCCGCGACTTCCTGGCCGAGTTCGGGCCGGATGCCTTGCGGTACTACATCGCCGCCGCCGGTCCGGAGAACGCCGATGCCGACTTCACCTGGGAGGAGTTCGTCCGCCGGAACAACTCCGAACTCGCCAACGAGTGGGGGAACCTGGTCAACCGGTCGATCTCCATGGCGCACAAGAACAACGGCGAGATCCCGACCGCCGGCGAGCTGACCGAGGCCGACGACAGGCTGCTCACCGCCTCCCGGGCGGCCTTCGACACCGTCGGTGACCTCTTGGGCAAGCGGCGGTTCAAGAACGCCCTGGCCGAGGCGATGCGACTGGTCGGGCTGGCCAATGCCTACCTCTCCGAGACCGAGCCGTGGAAGCTCAAGGACGACCCGGCCCGCCGGGACACCGTGCTGCATGTCGCACTGCAGGTGGTGAGCGATGCGAACACCCTGCTGACCCCGTTCCTGCCCCATGCCGCGCAGAAGGTGTTCGAGGCGCTCGGCGGTGAAGGCGTCTGGGCCGCCCAGCCGCAGATCCGTACCGTCAGTCAGGACGACGGACCGGACTACCCGGTGCTGATGGGTGACTACGCCACCCAGCAGGCGGTCTGGGAGTCGCGCCCGATCGTCGCCGGAACCGTGTTGGACAAGCCGAAACCGCTGTTCGCGAAGCTGGATGCGGAGTTGGGGCGGACCGGACCGGAGTGGGCGCCGATCGGCTGA
- a CDS encoding 3-hydroxybutyrate dehydrogenase — translation MSRRVLVTGGGQGLGAAISRALAVGGNRVIVADRDAEHAEAVAGEIGGEAWVVDLSDTEALDDLSLEVDILVNNAGIQRIHPIEEFPPEEWRLIMRVMLETPYLLTRAALPYMKHQGWGRVINISSVHGLRASAFKSAYVAAKHGLQGLTKTTALEGGPFGITANTVNPGYVGTALVTSQIADQARSRGITEEQVTDQVFLAKSAIKRLVEPEEVAALVRFLASDEAAMITGAAHSMDAGWSAG, via the coding sequence GTGAGCCGACGGGTACTCGTCACCGGCGGTGGTCAGGGTCTGGGAGCTGCCATCTCCCGGGCCCTGGCCGTCGGCGGGAATCGGGTGATCGTCGCCGACCGCGATGCCGAACATGCCGAGGCCGTGGCCGGTGAGATCGGCGGTGAGGCCTGGGTGGTCGACCTGTCCGACACCGAGGCACTGGACGATCTCTCGCTCGAGGTCGACATCCTGGTCAACAACGCCGGGATCCAGCGGATCCACCCGATCGAGGAGTTCCCGCCCGAGGAGTGGCGGCTGATCATGCGGGTGATGCTGGAGACCCCCTACCTGCTGACCCGGGCGGCGCTGCCGTACATGAAGCATCAGGGATGGGGACGGGTGATCAACATCTCCTCGGTGCACGGGCTGCGGGCGTCTGCCTTCAAGAGCGCCTATGTCGCGGCCAAACACGGTCTGCAGGGGCTGACCAAGACCACGGCGCTGGAGGGCGGACCGTTCGGGATCACCGCCAACACGGTGAATCCCGGCTATGTTGGGACCGCCCTGGTGACCTCGCAGATCGCCGACCAGGCGCGCAGCCGTGGGATCACCGAGGAGCAGGTGACCGATCAGGTGTTCCTCGCCAAGTCTGCGATCAAGCGCCTGGTCGAACCCGAGGAGGTCGCTGCGCTGGTCCGCTTCCTGGCCTCCGACGAGGCAGCGATGATCACCGGTGCGGCGCACAGCATGGACGCCGGCTGGTCGGCGGGCTGA
- a CDS encoding carbohydrate ABC transporter permease — protein sequence MSVGETVPGRRRRRDLTELPRWIVLAIYAVLIVVPLAVVVFTALKTTTQMYADPFGLPTDPTMSNFTELLGGDRLGRSLANSAIVTVVSVSATLLLTSLASFAIVRLGGRAGTVIYVLFALGLAVPAQVAMIPQYVIFRQLGLTNSLLGLILINIAVTCSVAIFILTGFFQTLPKELFEAAEVDGASNWHIFWQIALPISAPSVAAVAIFLFVMHWNDLLYPLLFITDPEKATLPKALLDFKGEYSTNYPMLFAGVIIASIPMVVAYVFLQRWFVAGMTAGSLKG from the coding sequence ATGAGCGTCGGCGAAACCGTACCCGGGCGTCGCCGCCGCCGGGATCTCACCGAGTTGCCCCGCTGGATCGTGCTGGCGATCTATGCGGTGCTGATCGTCGTACCGCTGGCGGTGGTGGTCTTCACCGCCTTGAAGACGACCACGCAGATGTATGCCGATCCGTTCGGCCTGCCCACCGATCCGACCATGTCGAACTTCACCGAGCTGCTCGGCGGTGACCGACTGGGTCGCAGTCTGGCCAACTCGGCGATCGTCACTGTGGTCTCGGTCAGTGCGACCTTGTTGCTGACTTCCCTGGCCTCGTTCGCGATCGTCCGGCTCGGAGGTCGGGCAGGCACCGTGATCTATGTGCTGTTCGCGCTCGGTCTGGCAGTTCCCGCACAGGTGGCGATGATCCCGCAGTACGTGATCTTCCGGCAGCTCGGGCTGACGAACTCGTTGCTGGGGTTGATCCTGATCAACATCGCCGTCACCTGTTCGGTGGCGATCTTCATCCTCACCGGCTTCTTCCAGACCCTGCCGAAGGAGCTGTTCGAGGCCGCGGAGGTCGACGGCGCCTCGAATTGGCACATCTTCTGGCAGATCGCGCTGCCCATCTCGGCACCGTCGGTGGCGGCGGTGGCGATCTTCCTGTTCGTGATGCACTGGAACGATCTGTTGTACCCGCTGTTGTTCATCACCGATCCGGAGAAGGCGACGCTGCCGAAGGCACTGCTGGACTTCAAGGGGGAGTACAGCACCAACTATCCGATGCTGTTCGCCGGGGTGATCATCGCCAGCATCCCGATGGTCGTGGCCTATGTGTTCCTGCAGCGGTGGTTCGTGGCCGGGATGACGGCCGGATCGTTGAAGGGCTGA
- a CDS encoding MFS transporter, which produces MSTIPAAPSKQTQLRRVVAASMAGTIVEWYEFFLYASAATLVFSHIFFPESDNPLVNVMYALGTYAVGFIARPLGGIVFGHFGDKYGRKKLLQLSIILVGAATFLMGCIPSYDTIGPLAIGILIFLRLLQGFAVGGEWGGAVLLVAEHSPKEQRGFWASWPQSAVPLGNLLATAVLFILSATLTSEQFLAWGWRIAFWLSVVIVIVGYYIRTKVNDAPIFEAAKAEIQEGGAGYGAIEVFKRFPRGVFTAMGLRLLENVFYYLLVTFTITYLTFSVDLGQSDVLGLLLVGHIFHAIAVPLIGKLTDRIGRKPVYAVGTVLAATWGFWAYRLYDTGQDLYIGIALVAGLLFHGLMYAGQPAIMAEMFPTRMRYSGVSIGYQLTAIVAGSLAPIIATALLNRYESSTPIAIYLLICGVITMIAVIAYRETKGLDLHELDKADDDYRADLRAKQQDAL; this is translated from the coding sequence ATGAGCACAATCCCTGCCGCTCCGTCGAAGCAGACCCAGCTTCGCCGTGTGGTCGCCGCCTCCATGGCCGGCACGATCGTCGAGTGGTACGAGTTCTTCCTCTACGCCTCGGCCGCCACCCTGGTCTTCAGCCACATCTTCTTCCCCGAGTCCGACAATCCGCTGGTCAACGTCATGTACGCGTTGGGCACCTATGCGGTCGGCTTCATCGCCCGCCCGTTGGGCGGGATCGTCTTCGGCCACTTCGGCGACAAATACGGCCGGAAGAAGCTGCTGCAGTTGAGCATCATCCTGGTCGGCGCGGCCACCTTCCTGATGGGGTGCATCCCCAGCTACGACACGATCGGCCCGCTGGCCATCGGGATCCTGATCTTCCTCCGTCTGCTGCAGGGATTCGCCGTCGGCGGCGAATGGGGCGGCGCGGTGCTGCTCGTGGCCGAGCACTCACCCAAGGAGCAACGCGGCTTCTGGGCCAGCTGGCCGCAGTCGGCGGTGCCGCTGGGCAACCTGCTCGCCACGGCGGTGCTGTTCATCCTCAGCGCCACCCTCACCAGCGAACAGTTCCTGGCCTGGGGCTGGCGGATCGCCTTCTGGCTGTCGGTGGTGATCGTGATCGTCGGCTACTACATCCGGACCAAGGTCAACGACGCACCGATCTTCGAGGCTGCCAAGGCCGAGATCCAGGAAGGTGGTGCCGGTTACGGCGCGATCGAGGTCTTCAAGCGCTTTCCCCGCGGGGTCTTCACCGCCATGGGCCTGCGCCTGCTGGAGAACGTCTTCTACTACCTGCTGGTGACCTTCACCATCACCTACCTGACCTTCTCGGTCGATCTGGGGCAGAGCGACGTCCTCGGGTTGCTGTTGGTCGGCCACATCTTCCACGCGATCGCCGTACCGCTGATCGGCAAACTCACCGACCGGATCGGACGCAAACCGGTCTACGCCGTCGGTACGGTGCTGGCCGCGACCTGGGGCTTCTGGGCCTACCGGCTCTACGACACCGGCCAGGATCTCTACATCGGCATCGCCCTGGTCGCCGGCCTGTTGTTCCACGGGCTGATGTATGCCGGACAGCCTGCGATCATGGCCGAGATGTTCCCCACCCGGATGCGCTACTCCGGAGTCTCCATCGGTTACCAGCTGACCGCGATCGTCGCCGGCTCGCTGGCGCCGATCATCGCCACCGCCCTGCTGAATCGGTACGAGAGCTCCACCCCGATCGCGATCTATCTGCTGATCTGTGGCGTGATCACCATGATCGCGGTGATCGCCTACCGGGAGACCAAGGGCCTGGACCTGCACGAGCTGGACAAGGCCGATGACGACTACCGGGCCGACCTGCGCGCCAAGCAGCAGGACGCGCTGTGA
- a CDS encoding aminoglycoside phosphotransferase family protein, translating into MSPIVLPPGLLARSVLGESWQTWLDALPARAAAVLDEWGLRRDGEHAWHGHASLVLPVLDDGRPAVLKLAYDGDTESVDEPLALRTWDGAGAVRLLRADPRRRALLLERLERTDLAERWDVEACELVAGLYRQLHVPASPRFGDLADWVSPDLDRLARLPRSAPIPHRYVEQAVSTGRSLLADPPPARLLHADLHYGNVLAADREPWLAIDPKPVAGDPQFEPAPMLINRMQELGTGSLLREGLRQRFHTLIDAAGLDEERARDWVIVRMIINAGWTLADAERTGRGLDAADRSWITRCITVAKAVQD; encoded by the coding sequence ATGAGCCCGATCGTCCTCCCTCCCGGGTTGCTCGCCCGATCGGTGCTCGGCGAGTCCTGGCAGACCTGGCTGGACGCCCTGCCCGCCCGGGCGGCCGCGGTGCTGGACGAGTGGGGGCTGCGTCGCGACGGGGAGCATGCCTGGCACGGCCATGCCTCCTTGGTGCTGCCGGTCCTCGACGACGGCCGGCCGGCGGTGCTGAAGCTGGCCTACGACGGGGACACCGAGAGCGTCGATGAGCCGTTGGCGCTGCGGACCTGGGACGGCGCCGGGGCGGTCCGGTTGCTACGCGCCGACCCGAGGCGAAGGGCGTTGCTGCTGGAGCGGTTGGAACGCACCGACCTGGCCGAGCGCTGGGATGTCGAGGCCTGTGAGCTGGTCGCCGGGCTGTACCGGCAGTTGCACGTACCGGCTTCACCCAGGTTCGGCGACCTCGCCGACTGGGTGAGCCCCGATCTCGACCGCCTCGCCCGGTTGCCGCGGTCGGCGCCGATTCCTCACCGCTACGTCGAACAGGCGGTCTCGACGGGGCGTTCCCTGCTGGCCGACCCGCCACCGGCCCGTCTGCTGCACGCCGACCTGCACTACGGGAACGTCCTCGCCGCGGACCGGGAGCCCTGGCTGGCGATCGACCCGAAGCCGGTCGCCGGTGACCCGCAGTTCGAGCCTGCGCCGATGTTGATCAACCGGATGCAGGAGCTGGGTACGGGAAGTCTGCTGCGGGAGGGCTTGCGCCAGCGCTTCCACACGCTGATCGATGCCGCCGGACTGGACGAGGAGCGGGCACGGGACTGGGTGATCGTCCGCATGATCATCAACGCCGGTTGGACCCTGGCCGATGCCGAACGTACCGGGCGAGGCCTGGATGCTGCCGATCGGTCCTGGATCACCCGCTGCATTACCGTCGCCAAGGCCGTCCAGGACTGA
- a CDS encoding carbohydrate ABC transporter permease, producing the protein MTAPARVPAGAIRRRHRRRVDPLLLVFLAPAAVIYLWFVLWPTVQAVHYSLTDWDGISAGYTNVGLDNYTNLLTNDSVFAKAVGNSFKFMLTVVIGQTVLSLLLALMLVRNSRTSVALRALFFFPTILSSVSVAFIWTFIYDPTFGLANRLLAGVGLQSLQQPWLGDQQLAIYYLAIAQIWFHTGQMMVVFIAGLQQIPEELYDAAAIDGAGRWQQFSQVTFPLVRPATMIVVAYTTIQSFKAFDLIIASTGGGPNYATEILSTLIYTSAFRNFEMGYAAAQSVIFVVLIAVITVLQRRAVALASGGGDR; encoded by the coding sequence GTGACCGCGCCGGCCCGGGTTCCGGCCGGCGCGATCCGACGTCGGCACCGCCGGCGGGTCGACCCGCTGCTGCTGGTCTTCCTCGCCCCGGCCGCGGTGATCTACCTGTGGTTCGTGCTCTGGCCGACGGTGCAGGCGGTGCACTACTCGCTGACCGACTGGGACGGGATCTCGGCGGGATACACCAATGTCGGGTTGGACAACTACACGAACCTGCTGACCAATGACAGCGTCTTCGCCAAGGCGGTGGGCAATTCGTTCAAGTTCATGCTCACCGTGGTCATCGGCCAGACCGTGCTGTCCTTGCTGTTGGCGCTGATGTTGGTGCGGAACAGCCGTACCTCGGTGGCGCTGCGGGCCCTGTTCTTCTTCCCCACGATCCTGTCCTCGGTCTCGGTCGCGTTCATCTGGACCTTCATCTACGACCCGACCTTCGGCCTGGCCAACCGGTTGCTGGCCGGTGTCGGGCTGCAGAGTCTGCAGCAGCCGTGGCTGGGTGATCAGCAGCTGGCGATCTACTACCTGGCGATCGCCCAGATCTGGTTCCACACCGGGCAGATGATGGTGGTGTTCATCGCCGGGCTGCAACAGATCCCGGAGGAGTTGTACGACGCCGCGGCGATCGACGGTGCCGGCCGGTGGCAGCAGTTCAGCCAGGTCACCTTCCCGCTGGTTCGGCCGGCCACCATGATCGTCGTCGCCTACACCACGATCCAGTCGTTCAAGGCCTTCGACCTGATCATCGCCTCCACCGGCGGCGGGCCGAACTACGCCACCGAGATCCTGTCCACGCTGATCTACACCTCGGCGTTCCGAAACTTCGAGATGGGTTACGCCGCCGCGCAGTCGGTGATCTTCGTCGTGTTGATCGCGGTGATCACGGTGCTGCAGCGCAGGGCCGTCGCCCTGGCCTCGGGAGGCGGTGACCGATGA
- a CDS encoding ABC transporter substrate-binding protein, which produces MTAKTITRRGMLGSLAGLGIAATLGCGGPGSTTGGAADPVESGGEITGEVNFYHWRNEDKAILDELAASFVAAHAGVELTQTIDPSEQYQSTAAQKARDGAIGDSLTALAGAQFNQFAELGLFADLSDAAFGGNYEANLITPGASGGSQLGFPYQLIFNMPLLNTDLAERAGLSQAPADWDAWLDALDKLRGIGVVPIAWPGNDPANAFQIINSLVMNHGPSDDMFAGIEDGRYAATDDWWIAALTQFKELSGYFQDNFAGAGVDGVLAQFSQGEAAILPTGSYQIGQVREAGGEFGLEFAPLMTNSADEQPKYEGIFNSTFILGVNSAAGNAAGALAWVEFLSQPENAAVYANGTSQHVTVSGVEYENADLQALAPWATRNNLLAPRFQFLNLDIRSAIENSLVAVATGASPEQAAEQAQKLVEENR; this is translated from the coding sequence ATGACTGCGAAAACCATCACCCGTCGCGGGATGCTGGGCTCCTTGGCCGGTCTCGGGATCGCCGCCACCCTCGGCTGCGGCGGTCCCGGCAGCACCACCGGTGGCGCAGCCGACCCGGTCGAGTCCGGGGGTGAAATCACCGGTGAGGTGAACTTCTACCACTGGCGCAACGAGGACAAGGCGATCCTGGACGAGCTGGCCGCCTCCTTCGTGGCGGCGCACGCCGGGGTCGAGCTGACCCAGACCATCGATCCGTCCGAGCAGTACCAGTCGACGGCCGCGCAGAAGGCCCGCGACGGTGCGATCGGTGATTCCCTGACCGCGCTGGCCGGTGCGCAGTTCAACCAGTTCGCCGAGTTGGGGCTGTTCGCCGATCTCAGTGATGCCGCCTTCGGTGGCAACTACGAGGCGAACCTGATCACTCCGGGTGCCTCCGGCGGCAGCCAGCTGGGCTTTCCGTACCAGTTGATCTTCAACATGCCCCTGCTGAACACCGACCTGGCCGAACGAGCCGGCCTCAGTCAGGCGCCGGCCGACTGGGACGCCTGGTTGGATGCGCTGGACAAGCTGCGCGGTATCGGCGTGGTGCCGATCGCCTGGCCGGGCAACGACCCCGCCAACGCGTTCCAGATCATCAACTCGCTGGTGATGAACCATGGGCCGAGCGACGACATGTTCGCCGGGATCGAGGACGGTCGCTACGCCGCAACCGACGACTGGTGGATCGCGGCGCTGACGCAGTTCAAGGAGTTGTCGGGGTACTTCCAGGATAACTTCGCCGGTGCCGGGGTCGATGGGGTGCTCGCCCAGTTCAGCCAGGGGGAGGCGGCGATCCTGCCGACCGGCAGTTACCAGATCGGACAGGTACGCGAGGCCGGGGGAGAGTTCGGCCTGGAGTTCGCCCCCTTGATGACCAACAGCGCCGACGAACAGCCGAAGTACGAGGGCATCTTCAACTCCACCTTCATCCTCGGAGTGAACTCCGCAGCAGGCAACGCTGCCGGCGCCCTGGCCTGGGTGGAGTTCCTGTCCCAGCCGGAGAATGCCGCGGTCTATGCCAACGGCACCTCCCAGCACGTCACGGTCAGCGGCGTGGAGTACGAGAACGCCGATCTGCAGGCACTGGCACCCTGGGCCACCCGGAACAACCTGTTGGCACCACGCTTCCAGTTCCTGAACCTGGACATCCGGTCGGCGATCGAGAACTCCCTGGTCGCCGTCGCCACCGGCGCCAGCCCGGAACAGGCTGCCGAACAGGCACAGAAGCTGGTCGAGGAGAACCGCTGA
- a CDS encoding adenosine deaminase — protein MVDIHTLRAAPKVALHDHLDGGLRPQSVIDLAAEVGHELPAADAESLGDWFFEAADSGTLVRYLETFDHTIAVTRTASALHRVAKEFVEDQAADGVVYAEARWAPAQHVGPGLGLGEAIEAVRDGLAEGMQTAAEAGHDIIARQIITGMRQHVDVLDIADLAVRYRDDSVAGFDIAGPEDGFPPSRHQRSFDRLRAANARFTVHAGEAHGVRSIWEAVHLCGAQRIGHGVRLVDDISETADGLQLGRMAAYIRDLRIPLEVCPSSNLQTGIAPSIAEHPIDVLVRAGMRVTVSCDNRLMSRTSLSREFSLLSEAFGYDLDTIEWITLNSAKSAFLPHDQRLALINEVIKPGYARLRTAG, from the coding sequence ATGGTCGACATCCACACCCTGCGTGCCGCACCGAAGGTCGCTCTGCATGATCATCTCGACGGTGGGTTGCGGCCACAGTCGGTGATCGACCTGGCCGCCGAGGTCGGCCACGAACTGCCGGCCGCCGATGCCGAGTCCCTGGGCGACTGGTTCTTCGAAGCGGCCGACTCCGGGACCCTGGTGCGTTACCTGGAGACCTTCGACCACACGATCGCGGTGACTCGGACCGCCTCGGCGCTGCACCGCGTGGCCAAGGAGTTCGTCGAGGACCAGGCAGCCGACGGGGTGGTCTACGCCGAGGCCCGCTGGGCACCGGCGCAACATGTCGGGCCCGGCCTGGGGCTGGGCGAGGCGATCGAGGCGGTACGCGACGGGCTCGCCGAGGGGATGCAGACAGCCGCCGAGGCGGGCCACGACATCATCGCCCGGCAGATCATCACCGGGATGCGCCAGCACGTGGATGTGCTGGACATCGCCGACCTGGCGGTCCGTTATCGCGACGACTCGGTCGCCGGTTTCGACATCGCCGGCCCCGAGGACGGCTTCCCGCCGAGTCGCCACCAGCGTTCCTTCGACCGCCTGCGGGCGGCCAATGCCCGCTTCACCGTGCATGCCGGGGAGGCCCACGGGGTGCGCTCCATCTGGGAGGCGGTCCATCTGTGCGGGGCGCAGCGGATCGGCCACGGGGTACGGCTGGTCGACGACATCTCCGAGACGGCCGACGGGCTGCAACTCGGTCGGATGGCCGCCTACATCCGGGACCTTCGGATCCCGCTGGAGGTGTGCCCGTCGTCGAATCTGCAGACCGGGATCGCCCCCAGCATCGCCGAGCACCCGATCGACGTGCTGGTGCGGGCCGGGATGCGGGTGACGGTCAGTTGCGACAACCGGTTGATGAGCCGGACCTCGCTGAGCCGCGAGTTCTCCCTGCTCAGCGAGGCGTTCGGCTACGACCTCGACACCATCGAATGGATCACCCTGAACTCGGCCAAGTCGGCCTTCCTGCCCCATGATCAGCGACTCGCCCTGATCAACGAGGTGATCAAACCGGGTTATGCGCGGCTGCGTACCGCCGGCTGA
- a CDS encoding FAD-binding protein produces the protein MPGGQCDPSGQHPIRRRSPLGAAAGAALGWIGYETPARADQVLPGFPDVSLRRDRYRNWDQTISVSSVWTAVPTKRSEILVVCDWAVEHDYRVRVRGHQHSWAPWTITDDQEQAEQVVLLDLRDRFTDVAMIADDRVRVQAGATVESLLAHLDDHDRGIAACPAPGQITVAGAVAINGHGTAVPADGEERSPGMRFGSMSNLIVAVTVVTWDEVKGGFGITELERDSAEIAPYLTLLGRGVIIDLTLQAGAKEHFHCRNRTDIGVSTLFAHPDKAGSDSLAALVDRYGRVGLI, from the coding sequence GTGCCGGGTGGACAGTGCGATCCATCCGGGCAGCATCCGATCCGCCGCCGCAGCCCGTTGGGTGCGGCGGCCGGTGCTGCGCTGGGGTGGATCGGTTACGAGACGCCGGCCCGGGCCGATCAGGTGCTGCCCGGTTTCCCCGACGTGTCACTGCGTCGGGACCGGTACCGCAACTGGGACCAGACCATTTCGGTCTCCTCGGTGTGGACTGCGGTGCCGACCAAACGCTCGGAGATCCTGGTGGTGTGCGACTGGGCAGTCGAACACGACTACCGGGTCAGGGTGAGGGGGCATCAGCACTCCTGGGCACCGTGGACGATTACCGACGACCAGGAGCAGGCCGAGCAGGTCGTCCTGCTGGACCTGCGGGACCGGTTCACCGATGTCGCCATGATCGCCGACGACCGGGTGCGGGTACAGGCCGGGGCGACGGTGGAGTCCCTGCTCGCCCACCTGGACGATCATGACCGGGGGATTGCGGCCTGTCCGGCTCCGGGACAGATCACGGTCGCCGGTGCGGTGGCGATCAACGGCCACGGCACCGCCGTACCCGCGGACGGTGAGGAACGGTCGCCGGGGATGAGGTTCGGCAGCATGTCCAACCTGATCGTGGCCGTGACCGTGGTCACCTGGGACGAGGTCAAGGGCGGATTCGGCATCACCGAGCTGGAACGGGACTCCGCCGAGATCGCGCCGTACCTGACCCTGTTGGGGCGCGGTGTGATCATCGACCTGACGCTTCAGGCCGGCGCGAAGGAACACTTCCACTGCCGCAACCGCACCGACATCGGCGTCTCCACGCTGTTCGCCCATCCTGACAAGGCGGGTTCGGACTCCCTGGCCGCACTGGTCGACCGGTACGGGCGGGTCGGGCTGATCTGA